A genomic stretch from Candidatus Methylomirabilota bacterium includes:
- a CDS encoding alpha/beta hydrolase: MTLDTGGAAALVAKIESLGARVITPCAAGSMVWRIWGEGPPLVLLHGASGSWTHWIRNVLPLAARFRVLAPDMPGFGDSDAPLEPHTADGLADLVASGLDAILPPPAELDLAGFSFGGIIGGLMAARLTRRIRTLVLLGTGGLALGRTPTRPLLRIQSGMAPDEIRHVYRENLRTLMIASADKVDDLAVFLQIENLRRTRFRSGDIPESDVLLKALPAIHARITSICGSLDAFTGPHLEDCRRILASAQPDLDFRVIEGAGHWTPYEAADRVNAILVDMLRESPGAGAS; the protein is encoded by the coding sequence ATGACCCTCGATACCGGCGGTGCCGCGGCCCTCGTCGCGAAGATCGAATCACTCGGGGCGCGAGTGATAACCCCATGCGCCGCCGGCTCCATGGTGTGGCGCATCTGGGGAGAGGGCCCACCCCTCGTGCTGCTTCACGGCGCGAGCGGCTCCTGGACGCACTGGATCAGAAACGTGCTACCGCTCGCCGCGCGCTTCCGCGTGCTCGCGCCGGACATGCCCGGGTTCGGCGACTCGGATGCGCCGCTCGAGCCTCATACCGCCGACGGGCTCGCTGATCTCGTGGCGTCAGGGCTCGACGCTATCCTGCCGCCACCCGCGGAGCTCGACCTGGCCGGCTTCTCCTTCGGCGGCATCATCGGTGGGCTCATGGCCGCTCGGCTCACGCGGCGCATTCGCACCCTGGTGCTGCTCGGAACGGGCGGCCTTGCCCTGGGTCGGACTCCGACGCGGCCCCTGCTCCGGATTCAGTCGGGCATGGCGCCTGACGAGATCCGGCACGTGTATCGCGAGAATCTCAGGACGCTGATGATCGCGAGCGCCGACAAGGTCGACGACCTGGCGGTGTTTCTCCAGATCGAGAACCTCCGGCGGACGCGGTTCAGGTCAGGGGACATCCCGGAGTCGGATGTCCTGCTGAAGGCGCTGCCGGCAATTCACGCGCGCATCACCAGCATCTGCGGAAGCCTCGATGCATTCACGGGGCCGCATCTCGAGGATTGTCGGCGAATACTGGCGTCGGCTCAGCCGGACCTCGACTTCCGCGTGATCGAGGGCGCCGGCCACTGGACCCCGTACGAAGCCGCCGATCGGGTCAACGCCATCCTGGTCGACATGCTGAGGGAAAGCCCTGGAGCGGGCGCGTCCTAG
- a CDS encoding CinA family protein yields the protein MPENLSSLSASVAARLVARKETLAVAESSAGGLISAALLSIPGASAYFMGGAVIYTQAARRAFLAIPDDAMRGIRSSSEPYALLKARTAREKLGTTWGLSETGAAGPTGNRYGDKSGHACIAVAGPVERVITVETGDADREANMWAFTRAALKLFEECVAASPSSR from the coding sequence ATGCCAGAAAATCTCTCCTCCCTCTCCGCATCCGTGGCCGCGCGTCTCGTGGCGCGCAAAGAGACCCTGGCCGTGGCCGAGTCCTCGGCGGGCGGCCTGATCTCGGCCGCTCTCCTCTCCATCCCGGGAGCCTCGGCATACTTCATGGGCGGCGCCGTCATCTACACGCAGGCGGCGCGTCGGGCCTTCCTCGCGATTCCCGACGACGCCATGCGCGGCATCCGCTCCAGCTCCGAGCCCTATGCCCTCCTCAAGGCGCGCACGGCGCGCGAGAAGCTCGGCACCACGTGGGGTCTCTCCGAGACGGGCGCCGCGGGGCCCACCGGCAACCGCTATGGCGACAAGAGCGGGCATGCGTGCATCGCGGTGGCCGGGCCCGTGGAGCGCGTGATCACCGTGGAGACGGGCGACGCGGATCGCGAGGCGAACATGTGGGCGTTCACGCGCGCGGCCCTCAAGCTTTTCGAGGAATGTGTGGCCGCGAGCCCGTCCAGCCGCTGA
- a CDS encoding MFS transporter has protein sequence MRSRFFYGWVIVAVAFITMGVGVNARTAFSLLFPPILDEFGWERGVTAGAFSFGFLVSAVLSPALGRLMDRRGPRVVMELGVGFIGVGLLLATFVSQRWHLYATLGVMVGGGSVCLGYTGQGLFLPNWFVRRRGLAMSLAFSGVGVGSIILLPWLQSLIGRAGWRAACWAMGILVLALLAPLNLLLKRRPEDMGLQPDGDRALTQSESDRQPSNIVDPAWAAVDWTLARAVRTTRFWWIALGFFTGLFSWYAVQVHQTKYLMEIGFSPSYAAWALGFVSLAGIPGQIALGHISDRIGREWVWTVGGLGFVICYIALLLMREAPTPVLLYLMVISQGMLGYGLTSVVGAIPAEIFQGKHYGTVFGTLMLAAVGGGAVGPWLTGALHDATGSYTLAFWIAIGMSTLSAVAIWLAAPRKVRAVAGRVPRFS, from the coding sequence ATGCGCTCGCGCTTCTTCTACGGGTGGGTCATCGTCGCCGTCGCCTTCATCACCATGGGCGTGGGCGTCAATGCCCGCACCGCCTTCTCTCTGCTCTTCCCGCCCATCCTCGACGAGTTCGGCTGGGAGCGAGGCGTGACCGCCGGGGCCTTTTCCTTCGGCTTCCTCGTGTCCGCGGTCCTGAGTCCGGCCCTCGGGCGGCTCATGGACAGGCGCGGGCCCCGGGTAGTGATGGAGTTGGGTGTGGGCTTCATCGGGGTGGGGCTGCTCCTTGCCACCTTCGTGAGCCAGCGATGGCATCTCTATGCCACGCTCGGCGTGATGGTCGGCGGGGGCAGCGTCTGTCTCGGCTACACCGGGCAAGGATTGTTTCTGCCCAACTGGTTCGTCCGCCGTCGCGGGCTCGCGATGAGTCTGGCCTTCTCCGGGGTGGGTGTGGGCTCCATCATCTTGCTGCCCTGGCTCCAGTCGCTGATCGGTCGCGCGGGGTGGCGCGCGGCGTGCTGGGCCATGGGCATTCTCGTGCTGGCGCTGCTCGCGCCGCTGAATCTCCTGCTCAAGCGCCGACCCGAAGACATGGGATTGCAGCCCGACGGCGACCGCGCGCTTACCCAGAGCGAGTCCGACCGTCAGCCATCGAATATCGTGGATCCGGCCTGGGCGGCCGTGGACTGGACGCTGGCCCGGGCCGTTCGAACCACCCGCTTCTGGTGGATCGCCCTGGGATTTTTCACCGGTCTTTTCTCCTGGTACGCGGTGCAAGTGCACCAGACCAAGTACCTGATGGAGATCGGCTTCAGCCCGAGTTATGCCGCGTGGGCGCTCGGGTTCGTGAGCCTGGCGGGCATCCCGGGCCAGATCGCGCTCGGCCATATCTCGGACCGGATCGGGCGCGAGTGGGTGTGGACGGTGGGCGGGCTGGGATTCGTCATCTGCTACATCGCGCTGCTCCTCATGCGCGAGGCTCCGACCCCGGTGCTGCTCTACCTCATGGTCATCTCCCAGGGCATGCTCGGCTACGGCCTCACCTCCGTCGTCGGGGCCATTCCCGCGGAGATCTTCCAGGGCAAGCACTACGGCACGGTCTTCGGCACGCTGATGCTGGCCGCCGTGGGAGGCGGAGCCGTCGGGCCCTGGCTGACCGGCGCCCTCCACGACGCGACGGGCAGCTACACGCTGGCCTTCTGGATCGCCATCGGCATGAGCACGCTCTCCGCCGTGGCCATCTGGCTGGCGGCGCCGCGCAAGGTGCGCGCGGTGGCCGGGCGGGTCCCGCGGTTCAGCTAG
- a CDS encoding antibiotic biosynthesis monooxygenase, with product MDFARIGTWQGTPEELERWIVRAREQVKPSIQKDRGLKAVYWLVDREAGKGLIVTLWESQEAMAASEQARALRQAGTSAATGASVTTERYEVVDSFLA from the coding sequence ATGGACTTCGCGCGCATCGGCACCTGGCAGGGAACCCCAGAAGAGCTGGAGCGGTGGATTGTTCGCGCGCGCGAGCAGGTCAAGCCGAGCATCCAGAAGGACCGCGGGCTCAAGGCCGTCTACTGGCTCGTGGACCGCGAGGCGGGCAAGGGGCTGATCGTCACGCTCTGGGAAAGTCAGGAAGCGATGGCGGCGAGCGAGCAAGCGCGAGCGCTCAGGCAGGCAGGAACCTCCGCCGCCACCGGGGCCAGCGTGACGACGGAGCGCTACGAAGTCGTCGACTCTTTTCTGGCCTAA